The following are encoded in a window of Polynucleobacter sp. AP-Kolm-20A-A1 genomic DNA:
- a CDS encoding cell division protein ZipA C-terminal FtsZ-binding domain-containing protein: MYVEQIMTMLGLSDLQLALAVIGLLILITVAILNIKYARARRKASEQGNYSADERFAREPSFSQGFADSDTASRTEPNFGDAITTISAPEKFVIDPRIDCVITLRFDESISGSEILEEINAWTDLEAQSTARWMCEGLNANLDVAEDWEELHPDSKYSDLQLAIQLAGRKGPIGVLELSDFCSRAQSLAETLGSQIDMPSVNTMLESAKELDTMAAESDIQLSINVVFDEPCPWGNFDSLMRQRGFKLSRNGRQYEYLSKGILLFNSADIDPNKSVAQVTLLLEVPLVPQEERPFERMLAEGVEIAQAAHGRLVDDNGINLSEAAIISIRQHLDVLYANLEKSGIPAGSSTASRLFS, from the coding sequence GTGTACGTAGAACAAATCATGACGATGTTGGGTTTGTCTGATTTGCAATTGGCTTTAGCCGTTATTGGATTATTGATTCTGATAACGGTGGCCATTCTGAACATTAAGTACGCTCGTGCACGCCGTAAAGCGAGCGAACAGGGCAACTATTCTGCTGATGAGCGTTTTGCTCGCGAACCGAGTTTTAGCCAGGGGTTTGCTGACAGCGATACCGCTTCCCGAACCGAACCTAATTTTGGTGATGCAATAACAACCATCTCGGCCCCAGAAAAGTTTGTCATTGATCCGCGCATCGATTGTGTGATCACATTACGTTTTGATGAAAGTATTAGTGGCTCAGAAATTCTCGAGGAAATTAATGCCTGGACAGATCTAGAAGCGCAATCGACTGCACGCTGGATGTGCGAAGGCTTAAATGCCAATCTTGATGTTGCCGAAGACTGGGAAGAGTTACACCCAGACTCTAAGTACTCTGATTTGCAGCTCGCTATTCAGTTGGCTGGGCGCAAAGGCCCTATTGGAGTTCTGGAGTTGTCAGATTTCTGTTCACGCGCTCAGTCACTTGCTGAGACGCTCGGCTCGCAAATTGATATGCCTAGCGTGAACACCATGTTGGAAAGCGCCAAAGAATTAGATACGATGGCGGCTGAAAGTGATATTCAATTAAGCATCAACGTGGTTTTTGATGAACCATGTCCTTGGGGTAATTTTGACTCGCTCATGCGTCAACGTGGTTTCAAGTTGTCTCGCAATGGTCGTCAATATGAATATCTCAGCAAGGGTATATTGCTCTTTAATAGCGCCGATATAGATCCAAATAAATCTGTGGCTCAAGTGACTCTGTTGTTGGAGGTTCCTTTAGTTCCGCAAGAAGAGCGCCCATTTGAAAGAATGCTGGCGGAAGGTGTAGAGATTGCGCAAGCAGCGCATGGCCGCTTAGTGGATGACAATGGCATTAATTTAAGCGAGGCTGCAATCATTAGCATTCGTCAGCACCTTGATGTTCTCTATGCCAATCTTGAGAAATCTGGCATTCCTGCTGGATCTTCTACAGCTAGCAGACTATTTAGCTAG
- the ligA gene encoding NAD-dependent DNA ligase LigA, translating to MSSNSPTNLAERYAFLQAELARLEHAYYVLDNPLLPDVEYDRLYRELLDIESAHPEWITPESLSQRVGGAALKEFDSVTHTVPMLSLNNAFEDAELIAFDRRCREALHADRVTYAGELKFDGLAISLRYENGSLVTAATRGDGASGEDVTANIKTIRAIPLKLTGKNIPQVLEVRGEVFMYLKDFERMNRQAAELGEKEFANPRNAAAGSLRQLDSKITAKRPLSFFAYGLGALEPQSWLPKTHEELLNAYADLGLPVCAERKVLQSVDEILVFYNEIGAKRDSLPYDIDGVVYKVNSFAEQAKLGFVSRAPRFALAHKYPAQEALTRVLGIDVQVGRTGAITPVARLAPVEVGGVTVTNATLHNEDEVKRKDVRIGDTVSVRRAGDVIPEVVSVIKDRRPVDAKEFVMPTRCPVCGSHIERLADEAVARCSGGLFCGAQRKQALIHFAHRRALDIEGLGEKIVDQLVDQNLVRTPADLYRLGFTALANLERMGEKSADNLIQAINQSRNTTLARFIFALGIRHVGETTAKDLANHYRSMHALMDANLEDLLTVNDVGPVVADSITSFMQEAHNREVIEQLLASGMQLAVEEKVISAAVAGKTFVLTGTFPTMTRDEAKDLLEKAGAKVAGSVSKKTDYVVAGTDAGSKLTKAEELGVPVIDEEAMLDLLK from the coding sequence TTGTCGTCCAATAGTCCGACAAATTTAGCGGAGCGGTATGCATTCTTGCAGGCAGAGCTTGCCCGCTTAGAGCATGCCTACTACGTTCTCGATAATCCACTGCTACCCGATGTTGAATACGACCGTCTTTATAGAGAATTGCTTGATATTGAGTCCGCACATCCAGAATGGATCACTCCTGAATCTCTATCTCAACGCGTTGGTGGAGCCGCTTTAAAAGAGTTTGATTCTGTCACGCACACTGTGCCGATGCTTTCCTTAAATAATGCCTTTGAAGATGCTGAGCTGATTGCTTTTGATCGTCGTTGCCGCGAGGCGCTTCACGCAGATCGTGTCACTTATGCTGGTGAGCTGAAGTTTGATGGCCTAGCCATTTCTCTGCGATATGAAAATGGTTCGCTAGTTACAGCAGCAACTCGGGGTGATGGTGCAAGTGGCGAGGATGTGACTGCCAACATCAAAACGATTCGTGCAATTCCGCTAAAACTTACTGGAAAGAATATTCCGCAGGTCTTAGAGGTGCGTGGGGAAGTCTTTATGTATCTTAAGGACTTCGAGAGAATGAATCGACAGGCCGCAGAATTGGGCGAGAAAGAATTTGCCAATCCCCGCAATGCCGCAGCAGGCAGCTTGCGTCAGCTAGATTCCAAGATTACAGCTAAGCGTCCTCTATCTTTCTTTGCGTATGGCTTAGGCGCCTTAGAGCCCCAGTCTTGGTTGCCTAAAACCCATGAAGAGTTACTAAACGCCTATGCTGATCTGGGTCTACCAGTTTGCGCAGAGAGAAAAGTACTGCAGTCTGTTGATGAGATCTTGGTGTTCTACAACGAAATAGGCGCAAAGAGAGACTCGCTTCCTTATGATATTGACGGTGTGGTCTATAAGGTGAACTCCTTTGCTGAGCAAGCTAAGTTAGGTTTTGTTTCACGAGCGCCAAGGTTTGCTTTGGCGCACAAGTATCCAGCCCAAGAGGCGCTGACTAGAGTTCTGGGTATTGATGTTCAAGTGGGACGCACAGGCGCCATTACTCCGGTAGCTAGACTTGCTCCGGTAGAGGTTGGCGGGGTGACCGTTACTAACGCCACGCTACACAATGAAGATGAGGTCAAGCGCAAAGATGTTCGTATTGGCGATACCGTTTCAGTAAGAAGAGCTGGCGACGTAATTCCTGAGGTTGTTTCGGTAATTAAAGACCGCCGTCCAGTTGATGCAAAAGAATTTGTCATGCCAACCCGCTGCCCAGTGTGCGGCTCTCATATTGAGCGCCTGGCAGATGAGGCGGTAGCACGTTGTAGTGGCGGTTTATTTTGCGGTGCTCAGCGCAAGCAGGCATTAATACACTTTGCCCACAGAAGAGCTCTTGATATCGAGGGCTTGGGTGAGAAAATTGTTGATCAACTAGTCGATCAAAATCTCGTCAGAACTCCTGCAGATCTCTATCGCTTAGGGTTCACGGCTTTGGCAAACTTAGAGCGTATGGGTGAGAAGTCTGCTGATAATCTTATTCAGGCAATCAATCAATCCAGAAATACCACATTAGCTAGATTTATATTTGCCTTGGGGATTCGACATGTGGGTGAGACCACGGCGAAAGATTTGGCTAATCATTACCGGTCTATGCATGCATTGATGGATGCTAATCTCGAAGATCTGCTCACAGTAAATGATGTGGGCCCGGTCGTTGCAGACTCCATCACCAGCTTTATGCAAGAGGCGCATAACCGAGAGGTCATTGAACAACTCTTGGCTTCTGGAATGCAGCTCGCCGTTGAAGAAAAAGTGATCAGTGCAGCCGTTGCAGGTAAAACATTTGTTCTTACAGGCACCTTCCCCACCATGACAAGGGATGAAGCAAAAGATCTCCTCGAAAAAGCAGGCGCTAAAGTTGCTGGTTCAGTCTCGAAGAAAACTGACTATGTTGTTGCAGGCACAGATGCAGGCAGCAAGCTTACTAAAGCAGAAGAATTGGGTGTGCCTGTGATTGATGAAGAAGCGATGCTGGATTTACTAAAGTAA
- a CDS encoding FAD/NAD(P)-binding protein encodes MGSHSAKKPLNNLFGSYDDSCPQEGRAVFRVAIIGCGAAAVATLFGLLKYLSSEVNQNLKITIFEKGPAFGPGFAYQCDNDELLMNMTSSTTSIFSHHASDFWEWTLKGGYISSSNHIMSRLGVAPYGYISRQFFGLYLKSRLDDAITALEKLGVEVELVNLEVIDVAMLDINRLNVITLDGGVEIFNGVILCIGNTSPQDVFNLMGESQYINNPYPVNNYLRLIKKTDSVGIIGAQLTAADIAVVLANQEHQGPIHFLTRDLNFPLIRYQEQNYRLKYLTLDNLEILKRKNCQGISVRQILRLARKEFLLAGISWNKFFGPSNIDYGGWIQSLLKRESNFSSWQYLAIQTDEVIGAYWDALSNSGKELFMSRFHRVWAAKRVPLPAHTALKLHSLFQMGILRHYPYLRAINGSGRNKFTALVAKSKGSISSTKVHCDWLINATGPSRDIGGNTELPLIKNLLKSGLIIKNPHGGIILDYETSIVKSVAHRNPSHFYAIGQLTAGTYYFVSSLDMVSLRAKKVARHLVESLRFPRAQRGLGKKIQHETSHAS; translated from the coding sequence ATGGGTAGTCATTCAGCAAAAAAACCTCTAAACAATTTGTTCGGCTCTTATGATGATTCATGTCCTCAAGAGGGTCGCGCGGTGTTCCGGGTGGCAATTATTGGTTGTGGAGCGGCTGCTGTGGCGACACTGTTTGGGCTACTTAAATATTTATCTTCAGAGGTCAATCAAAATCTCAAAATAACAATTTTTGAGAAAGGGCCTGCTTTCGGGCCTGGTTTTGCATATCAATGCGATAACGATGAACTGTTAATGAATATGACCAGTTCAACCACATCAATTTTTTCACATCACGCATCTGATTTTTGGGAGTGGACCCTCAAGGGTGGCTATATATCCAGTAGCAATCATATTATGTCCCGATTGGGAGTTGCGCCATACGGATACATTTCCCGTCAATTTTTTGGTTTATATCTAAAAAGCCGACTAGATGATGCAATCACTGCTCTTGAAAAGTTGGGAGTTGAGGTTGAATTAGTTAATCTGGAGGTAATCGATGTTGCAATGTTAGACATCAATCGATTGAATGTTATTACTCTTGATGGAGGGGTTGAAATATTTAACGGTGTAATTTTATGCATTGGCAATACATCACCACAAGATGTATTTAATTTAATGGGTGAGAGTCAATATATTAATAACCCTTATCCAGTAAATAATTATTTAAGACTTATTAAAAAGACCGATAGCGTTGGAATTATCGGCGCTCAACTTACTGCGGCTGATATTGCAGTTGTGTTGGCGAATCAAGAACATCAGGGACCAATTCATTTTCTGACAAGAGACTTGAATTTCCCGCTAATAAGATATCAAGAGCAGAATTATCGGTTGAAATATTTGACCTTAGATAATCTTGAAATTTTAAAAAGAAAAAATTGCCAAGGGATATCTGTGCGCCAGATATTAAGGCTGGCGAGAAAAGAATTTTTGTTGGCTGGAATTTCTTGGAATAAATTCTTTGGCCCCTCAAATATTGATTATGGGGGTTGGATACAGTCATTACTAAAGAGGGAGTCTAATTTTTCATCTTGGCAGTATTTGGCAATTCAAACTGATGAAGTTATTGGCGCCTACTGGGATGCGCTCTCGAATTCAGGTAAGGAGTTATTCATGAGCCGATTCCATCGAGTGTGGGCCGCCAAAAGAGTTCCCTTGCCGGCTCATACTGCACTCAAGCTTCATTCATTGTTTCAGATGGGGATTCTTAGGCATTACCCATACTTGAGGGCAATTAATGGCTCTGGTAGAAATAAGTTCACTGCCCTTGTTGCAAAATCTAAAGGGTCAATATCAAGCACTAAGGTCCATTGTGATTGGCTAATCAATGCTACAGGCCCGTCTAGGGATATCGGCGGCAATACTGAGCTACCTTTAATAAAAAACTTACTCAAATCCGGGCTTATTATCAAAAATCCGCATGGTGGGATTATATTGGACTATGAAACTTCCATTGTCAAAAGTGTAGCCCATCGAAACCCTAGCCATTTTTACGCAATAGGGCAGCTTACTGCTGGAACTTACTATTTTGTTAGTTCGCTAGACATGGTCTCCCTTAGGGCAAAAAAAGTTGCTAGACATTTAGTTGAATCGCTTCGCTTTCCTCGTGCTCAAAGAGGTCTAGGTAAGAAAATTCAACATGAGACTTCGCATGCCTCATAA
- a CDS encoding multidrug effflux MFS transporter, producing the protein MPHKEIFLIPILMALVILPMIATDIYLPAMSDMGLQLSAASADVTNTLTSYMLGYSLSLLLAGILADIYGRRFICIAGLLVFCVSSIGCYFVSTIEQLITLRFFQALGGGCGTLLARVIVRDLYDQKSQVRVLSFLAAGMVISPIFGPSLGAYIASYFDWRTIFFVLAIFSFLVLIFLYIFLSESLTNHENQGPFCFGDVISQYSYLLRHREFMFYTLVISFAWMVYFAFLSSSPVLIRDFYQASAVEYGYIFSATVSGFILGTFFIRWKMATINLRNLVFLAAVVIFIATLIGYILITLQIKSLQVRLIFVFFALFGIGIIFPAAQAGVTRPFKNNIGLISGFFYSIEMFFGAICGYVLSMIGNVTWISTSTIMLIAAICIVLLCIFDKWYELSRGLIRFNPLVK; encoded by the coding sequence ATGCCTCATAAAGAAATTTTTTTAATACCGATTCTTATGGCATTAGTCATTTTGCCAATGATTGCTACGGATATCTATCTGCCGGCTATGTCTGATATGGGTTTGCAATTAAGCGCTGCAAGTGCAGATGTTACTAATACCCTAACTTCTTACATGCTTGGCTATTCCCTAAGCCTATTACTTGCCGGAATTTTGGCTGATATATATGGACGTCGATTTATTTGTATAGCTGGATTATTGGTTTTTTGCGTTTCAAGTATTGGATGCTACTTTGTATCAACAATTGAGCAATTAATTACTTTACGTTTTTTTCAGGCGCTCGGAGGAGGTTGTGGCACCCTACTTGCAAGGGTCATTGTCAGGGATCTATATGATCAGAAATCCCAAGTGAGGGTATTGAGTTTTTTGGCTGCGGGAATGGTGATTTCCCCTATTTTTGGGCCAAGCCTAGGTGCTTACATTGCGAGCTATTTTGACTGGCGAACAATATTTTTTGTATTAGCAATCTTTTCATTCCTCGTGCTTATATTTTTGTATATTTTTTTGAGCGAGAGTCTTACGAATCATGAAAATCAAGGCCCTTTTTGCTTTGGAGATGTAATTTCTCAATACTCTTATTTACTTAGACATCGTGAATTTATGTTTTATACCCTGGTAATTAGCTTTGCCTGGATGGTTTATTTCGCTTTTTTATCTTCGTCTCCAGTGTTAATTCGAGATTTTTACCAAGCCAGTGCTGTCGAGTACGGCTATATTTTTTCGGCAACTGTCAGTGGCTTCATCTTGGGGACATTTTTTATTCGTTGGAAAATGGCGACTATAAATTTAAGAAATCTAGTCTTTTTGGCTGCAGTAGTTATTTTTATAGCCACTTTAATTGGCTATATATTAATTACTCTTCAGATTAAATCTCTTCAAGTCCGACTAATATTTGTTTTTTTCGCTTTATTTGGAATTGGCATTATTTTTCCCGCCGCCCAAGCTGGGGTTACCAGGCCATTTAAAAATAATATAGGGCTCATTTCTGGTTTTTTCTATTCAATTGAAATGTTCTTTGGTGCCATTTGTGGTTATGTACTCTCTATGATCGGAAATGTGACCTGGATATCCACATCGACAATTATGCTAATTGCAGCAATTTGTATTGTTCTGCTTTGTATATTCGACAAATGGTATGAGCTTAGTAGGGGGTTGATTAGATTTAATCCCCTAGTTAAATGA
- a CDS encoding NUDIX hydrolase, whose translation MSGTLKFDEELRIKTILDSNNPFSRKNSEGHITASGLAIQDDKVLLIFHPYIKRWLQPGGHVDDGESPVEAAIREVYEETGYICELDTDNQDPIDIDIHEIPENPKKGEGAHLHIDLLYKLKVVDQEKSSEDISCEWFSFDRVESARIQRALARLI comes from the coding sequence ATGAGCGGTACGTTGAAGTTCGATGAAGAACTGCGCATAAAGACCATTTTGGATTCCAATAATCCGTTTTCAAGAAAAAATTCGGAGGGCCACATTACTGCTAGCGGACTAGCCATTCAGGACGATAAAGTATTGTTGATATTCCACCCTTATATAAAACGTTGGCTTCAACCCGGCGGACATGTTGATGACGGCGAGTCTCCGGTTGAGGCGGCAATCCGAGAAGTGTATGAGGAGACTGGATATATCTGCGAATTAGACACAGATAATCAAGACCCTATTGATATTGATATCCACGAGATTCCTGAAAACCCAAAAAAGGGTGAGGGTGCTCATTTACACATCGATCTTCTATATAAGCTGAAAGTCGTGGACCAAGAAAAATCCTCTGAGGATATTTCTTGCGAGTGGTTCTCTTTTGATCGAGTGGAAAGTGCTCGTATTCAGCGAGCTTTAGCAAGGTTGATTTAG
- a CDS encoding [protein-PII] uridylyltransferase has product MSKSQTASVITDAASLRAAREIAYAEFKKTQAVGKLTKQLSKLSDQLLSHLWNNCGLNNEATLVAVGGFGRGALFPYSDIDILILLPADEKKAQSLSKQVEQFVASCWDTGLEIGSSVRTVAECISESEQDITVRTSLLEARLLCGKKQLFKDFSKAFEAAMDPKAFFQAKQAEQIQRHYKYQNTPYSLEPNCKESPGGLRDLQVISWVSKAALLGDTFKDLHEAGLVTQRELTELNRNQRFLETLRANLHLLAGRRQDVLAFDLQAALAASMGITEENSRQASEAIMRRYYWAAKAVTQLNDVLLQNIEALLFPQESKTILAIPGEGNEHFIERQGVLDITDPQLFQKHPEQILRTFLVFAQTSNVKSLSATIFRALYNARQKMDSKWRADPINRALFIEILKQPEGVSRAFHLMNRSSVLGRYLPAFRKIVGQMQHDLFHIYTVDQHILMVLRNVRRFMVVEHTHEFPFCSSLIAHFEKPWLLVIAALFHDIAKGRGGDHSQLGKADMRKFAKDHGLDKKDTELLVWLVAEHLNMSQTAQKQDITDPDVVKAFAKKVGDERHLTALYLLTVADVRGTSPKVWNAWKGKLLEDLYRATLRVLGGAKPDASSELAQHQEESRAKLRLYGINDEAYEEFWKQLDVAFFLRQDSSDIAWLTRHLFNKVSSEQPIVRARLSPIGEGLQVAVYVKDQEDLFARICAYFERHGFSIWDARIHTTRHGYALDSFQISGSNLVDDGGSYRDLIQLVEFELTAALTNAEPLPAPSMGRLSRQSRTFPIQPRVHMVPDDRGRYYTLALSASDRTGLLYTISRVLAKHQVSIHTARINTLGERVEDVLLLDAANLGKNPKLQIQLETELLEALGA; this is encoded by the coding sequence ATGAGCAAGTCACAGACAGCCAGCGTTATTACCGATGCAGCTAGTCTGCGCGCCGCTCGTGAGATTGCTTATGCTGAGTTCAAAAAAACACAAGCAGTTGGAAAGCTAACCAAGCAACTTTCTAAACTGAGTGATCAACTTCTCAGTCATCTATGGAATAACTGCGGCTTAAATAACGAAGCTACATTAGTAGCGGTTGGCGGTTTTGGCAGAGGAGCCTTGTTCCCTTACTCTGATATCGACATCTTGATACTGCTGCCGGCAGATGAAAAGAAAGCGCAATCCTTATCAAAACAAGTTGAGCAGTTTGTTGCAAGCTGCTGGGATACCGGTTTAGAGATCGGCTCATCAGTAAGAACTGTCGCCGAATGCATTTCTGAATCTGAACAAGACATCACAGTGCGAACCTCATTACTTGAGGCACGACTACTTTGTGGCAAGAAGCAACTATTCAAAGACTTCTCGAAAGCCTTTGAAGCAGCTATGGATCCAAAAGCATTCTTCCAAGCCAAGCAAGCAGAGCAAATTCAGCGTCATTACAAATACCAAAATACCCCATACTCTTTGGAGCCTAATTGCAAAGAGAGTCCTGGTGGTTTGCGCGATTTACAGGTGATCTCTTGGGTTAGCAAGGCTGCTTTATTGGGCGACACCTTTAAAGATCTCCATGAGGCTGGTCTTGTCACCCAACGCGAGCTCACTGAACTCAATCGCAATCAACGCTTCTTAGAAACACTACGCGCTAATTTACATTTACTGGCAGGGCGCAGGCAAGATGTTCTCGCTTTTGACTTACAAGCCGCACTAGCTGCATCAATGGGAATCACAGAAGAGAACTCTCGGCAAGCCAGCGAAGCCATCATGCGTCGCTATTACTGGGCAGCAAAAGCGGTTACTCAACTAAACGATGTTCTTCTACAAAACATTGAGGCTCTACTCTTTCCACAAGAGTCCAAGACAATTCTCGCGATTCCAGGCGAAGGTAACGAGCACTTTATTGAGCGCCAAGGCGTGTTGGATATTACCGATCCGCAGCTCTTTCAAAAGCATCCCGAGCAAATCCTGAGAACCTTCTTGGTGTTTGCCCAAACGTCGAACGTCAAAAGTCTTTCTGCCACCATTTTTAGAGCGCTTTACAACGCTCGCCAAAAAATGGATAGCAAGTGGCGAGCAGATCCGATTAATAGAGCGCTATTCATTGAGATCTTGAAGCAACCCGAAGGCGTCAGTCGCGCCTTTCACCTAATGAACCGCAGCAGCGTACTAGGTCGCTATCTTCCAGCTTTCAGAAAGATTGTTGGGCAGATGCAGCATGACTTGTTCCATATCTACACAGTGGATCAGCACATCCTAATGGTGCTGCGTAATGTGCGCCGCTTTATGGTTGTTGAACATACTCATGAGTTCCCATTCTGCAGCAGCCTAATCGCTCACTTTGAAAAGCCATGGCTACTCGTTATTGCCGCACTCTTTCATGATATTGCCAAAGGACGTGGTGGTGATCACTCTCAACTTGGCAAAGCAGACATGCGCAAGTTTGCTAAAGATCATGGTCTCGATAAAAAAGATACCGAGCTATTAGTCTGGCTGGTGGCCGAACATCTCAACATGAGCCAAACAGCTCAGAAGCAAGACATCACTGATCCTGATGTGGTTAAGGCTTTTGCCAAGAAAGTTGGTGATGAACGCCACCTTACTGCGCTTTACTTATTGACCGTAGCCGATGTCCGAGGCACCAGCCCTAAAGTTTGGAATGCCTGGAAAGGCAAACTACTAGAGGACCTCTATCGCGCAACACTGCGAGTGTTGGGTGGAGCCAAACCAGATGCTTCTTCAGAATTAGCACAGCACCAAGAAGAATCTAGAGCTAAATTACGTCTTTATGGCATCAATGATGAAGCTTACGAAGAGTTTTGGAAGCAGTTGGATGTAGCCTTTTTCTTAAGGCAAGACTCTTCTGACATCGCATGGCTCACAAGGCACTTATTTAACAAAGTAAGCAGCGAGCAGCCCATTGTTCGAGCAAGACTCTCCCCGATTGGAGAGGGATTGCAAGTTGCCGTATACGTAAAAGACCAGGAAGATCTCTTTGCCCGTATCTGCGCATACTTTGAGCGTCATGGTTTCTCGATCTGGGATGCGCGCATTCATACGACACGCCATGGTTACGCCTTAGATAGCTTCCAAATTTCCGGCAGCAACCTTGTAGACGATGGTGGTAGCTATCGTGACCTCATTCAATTGGTTGAATTCGAGTTAACGGCCGCGCTTACGAATGCTGAGCCGTTGCCAGCACCAAGCATGGGCCGCCTATCAAGGCAATCACGCACCTTCCCGATTCAACCAAGGGTTCACATGGTTCCAGATGATCGTGGCAGGTATTACACGCTAGCACTCTCAGCTAGCGACAGAACTGGCTTGCTCTACACTATCTCTAGAGTGTTAGCGAAACACCAGGTGTCAATTCATACAGCAAGGATCAACACCCTAGGTGAGCGTGTAGAAGACGTACTTTTATTAGATGCCGCAAATCTAGGCAAGAATCCAAAGTTACAAATCCAATTGGAAACAGAATTGCTTGAGGCTTTAGGGGCCTAA
- the map gene encoding type I methionyl aminopeptidase, translated as MNSVFTAEKDILGMREAGRLASEVLDHVAPHVKAGVTTGELDRICHEYMRDVQKTIPAPLNYQPPGYPPFPASICTSVNDVICHGIPGDKVLKTGDVVNLDITVITPHGYYGDTSRMFMVGEVSVMAKRLTQITFECMWLGIAQVKPGALLGDIGHVIQTHAEKAGYSVVREYCGHGIGKVFHQDPQILHYGKPGTGEKLEAGMTFTIEPMINAGKRDIRTMPDQWTVKTKDRSLSAQWEHTLLVTATGVEVLTWSEGSNPPPDCVKGLSFGPSVASV; from the coding sequence ATGAATAGTGTATTTACTGCCGAAAAAGACATCCTTGGGATGCGCGAAGCTGGGCGCTTAGCCAGCGAAGTTCTTGATCATGTAGCCCCTCACGTTAAAGCGGGAGTAACTACCGGAGAATTGGATCGAATTTGCCATGAGTACATGCGCGATGTCCAAAAGACCATTCCCGCCCCGCTGAACTATCAGCCTCCTGGTTACCCCCCTTTTCCAGCATCTATCTGCACCTCGGTGAATGATGTGATCTGCCATGGCATCCCAGGAGACAAAGTTTTAAAAACTGGTGATGTAGTGAATCTAGATATCACTGTTATTACTCCTCATGGTTACTACGGCGATACCAGCCGCATGTTCATGGTGGGTGAAGTTTCTGTAATGGCAAAACGTCTTACCCAAATTACTTTTGAGTGTATGTGGCTTGGAATTGCTCAAGTTAAACCGGGTGCATTACTTGGTGATATTGGTCACGTGATTCAGACTCACGCAGAAAAAGCGGGTTACTCAGTGGTACGTGAATACTGCGGCCATGGGATTGGAAAAGTATTCCATCAAGATCCACAGATTCTTCACTATGGCAAACCTGGTACTGGCGAAAAGCTAGAAGCCGGCATGACATTCACAATTGAGCCGATGATTAATGCGGGCAAGCGCGATATTCGAACCATGCCTGACCAGTGGACTGTAAAAACAAAAGATCGCAGCTTGTCAGCTCAGTGGGAACATACGCTTTTGGTTACCGCTACTGGTGTTGAAGTGCTTACATGGTCAGAAGGTAGCAACCCACCTCCGGATTGCGTCAAAGGCCTGTCATTTGGGCCCTCAGTAGCAAGCGTATAA
- the rpsB gene encoding 30S ribosomal protein S2 — MSVTMRQMLEAGCHFGHQTRFWSPKMAPFIFGHRNKIHIINLEKTLPMFQDALKFAKQVAANRGTILFVGTKRQSREIIAEEAARAGMPYIDSRWLGGTLTNFKTVKGSLKRLKDMAVAKEAGDWEKLSKKEALTNDRDLDKLQKALGGIQDLNGVPDAIFVVDVGYHKIAITEANKLGIPVIAVVDTNHSPEGVDYIIPGNDDSSKAVLLYARGIADAILEGKANSVQEILTAVKEGEEEFVEEGKAE, encoded by the coding sequence ATGTCAGTAACTATGCGTCAAATGCTGGAAGCCGGTTGCCATTTTGGTCACCAAACTCGCTTCTGGTCCCCAAAGATGGCCCCTTTCATTTTCGGTCATCGCAACAAAATCCACATCATCAACTTGGAAAAAACATTGCCAATGTTTCAGGACGCCCTGAAATTTGCAAAACAAGTTGCTGCTAATCGTGGCACGATTTTATTTGTTGGTACTAAGCGTCAATCACGCGAGATCATTGCTGAAGAAGCTGCTCGTGCTGGAATGCCTTACATCGACAGCCGTTGGTTGGGCGGTACGCTCACCAACTTCAAAACTGTTAAAGGTTCCCTCAAGCGTTTGAAAGACATGGCAGTTGCTAAAGAAGCTGGCGACTGGGAAAAGCTTTCCAAGAAAGAGGCTTTGACTAATGATCGTGATCTCGACAAATTACAAAAAGCGCTTGGCGGTATTCAAGATTTGAACGGCGTTCCTGATGCAATTTTCGTAGTGGACGTTGGCTATCACAAGATTGCTATTACTGAAGCGAACAAACTTGGCATCCCAGTTATCGCTGTTGTAGATACCAACCATTCACCAGAAGGCGTTGATTACATCATTCCTGGTAACGATGACTCTAGCAAAGCAGTTCTCCTCTACGCACGTGGTATTGCTGATGCAATCCTTGAAGGCAAAGCTAACTCAGTTCAAGAAATCTTGACAGCAGTTAAAGAGGGTGAAGAAGAGTTTGTTGAAGAAGGGAAAGCTGAATAA